Proteins from a single region of Theobroma cacao cultivar B97-61/B2 chromosome 10, Criollo_cocoa_genome_V2, whole genome shotgun sequence:
- the LOC18587160 gene encoding probable leucine-rich repeat receptor-like protein kinase At2g33170 has product MVSFPSPFRILTLVQLFFGFTSLQASLLDPNSSNSSATCNEIERKALLRFKAGLKDHSGRLSSWFGKDCCTWSGVGCNKLTGHVTKLDLRNPYDHSYQQSASVVVAFELARLSGKINPSLLVLSASFVGLVPHQLGNSSNLKCLDLYSEPLKDSQNIWVSDLSWIIGFSSLKYLNLGYVELSLASTSWLLAINMLPYIKELHLPTLDLSSNEVSGELDKFVSSLSKCGNISLEMLHLWSNNLSSQIPTPLGHFKNLKSLRLLDNPISSSIPAFIGNLSCIEELYINNGKLNGAIPESIGQLKYLVEIYLEGNWNGVISEAHFLHLKNLKTLYLLSRNKSLTFDVRRDWVPPFNLELIFINYCEIGPNFPTWVKTQRKLRFLSLEEVEILDRIPDWFWEQTLQLRNLRLYNNKVRGRLPKSLKFAPGAFTVNLSSNLFEGPLPLCSSIRILSLRNNSFSGPIPENIGQKMWMVEYLDLSKNFLSGTIPSSIGKFKKLQVMYLSNNLLSEKIPWWKHLTTFRVLDFSKNNLSGNISSSICSQLRLHILKLSGNNLSGKLTTLQNCSGLSELDLGNNQFYGRIPKWIGARLSSLSILSLRGNLFNGNIPQNLCHLFDLHILELRHNNLSRQIPPCLGNLSRLSYLVPYSPQAPGYHPVYWNEMEFNVKGRILEFSLILDLVNIIDLSKNNLQGEIPREITNFSTLDTLNLSWNQLTGNIPEKIGNMQCLETLDLSGNYLFGPIFSSMLDITSLNHLNLSYNDLSGSIPSTNQFQTFNDPSIYEGNPKLCGYPLPIICSTPKNDQPKSQKDESKAKYMAEVLWFYFYLGMAPGFFLGFWAVLFFFHR; this is encoded by the exons ATGGTTTCCTTTCCCTCTCCCTTTCGTATCCTGACTTTAGTTCAacttttttttggatttacaTCCCTCCAAGCTTCTTTACTTGATCCCAATTCAAGCAACTCCTCAGCAACTTGCAATGAGATTGAGAGGAAAGCACTTCTTCGGTTCAAAGCAGGCCTTAAAGACCATTCAGGCAGGCTTTCTTCATGGTTTGGCAAAGATTGTTGCACATGGTCTGGTGTTGGTTGCAACAAGCTGACAGGTCATGTCACAAAGCTCGACCTCAGAAATCCTTATGACCATTCTTACCAACAAAGCGCAAGTGTTGTCGTGGCTTTTGAATTGGCAAGGTTAAGTGGTAAGATAAATCCTTCACTCCTTGTTTTAAG TGCATCCTTTGTTGGTTTGGTCCCTCATCAACTTGGAAATTCGTCAAACTTGAAATGTCTTGATCTTTATTCTGAGCCACTAAAAGATTCTCAAAACATTTGGGTTTCTGATTTGAGTTGGATAATTGGATTTTCTTCATTGAAGTACTTGAATTTAGGATATGTGGAGCTTAGTTTGGCATCAACAAGTTGGCTACTAGCTATTAATATGCTTCCTTATATTAAAGAGTTGCATTTGCCT ACTCTAGATCTATCATCTAATGAAGTGAGTGGAGAATTAGACAAATTTGTGAGCAGTTTATCTAAATGTGGCAACATTAGCTTGGAAATGTTACACTTATGGTCTAATAATTTGTCAAGCCAAATACCTACACCATTGGGACATTTTAAGAATTTGAAATCTCTTCGCCTTCTAGATAATCCAATCTCTAGTTCAATTCCAGCATTTATTGGAAATTTGTCATGCATAGAGGAATTATACATCAACAACGGCAAGTTGAATGGAGCCATCCCTGAAAGTATAGGACAGCTTAAATATTTGGTCGAAATATATCTTGAAGGTAATTGGAATGGTGTCATATCTGAGGCTCATTTCCTCCACCTAAAAAATCTTAAGACCTTATACTTATTATCTAGGAACAAGTCTCTAACATTTGATGTTAGAAGGGATTGGGTTCCTCCTTTCAATTTGGAGCTTATCTTTATCAATTATTGTGAAATTGGTCCCAACTTTCCTACATGGGTCAAGACACAAAGGAAACTGAGGTTTCTAAGTCTTGAGGAAGTGGAGATCTTAGATAGAATACCTGATTGGTTTTGGGAACAAACTCTACAGCTTCGAAACTTGCGGCTCTACAATAACAAAGTAAGAGGAAGGCTTCCCAAATCTCTAAAATTTGCACCAGGTGCCTTTACTGTAAACCTAAGTTCTAACCTCTTTGAGGGTCCACTTCCACTTTGCTCAAGCATCAGGATTCTTTCTTTAAGAAACAACTCTTTTTCAGGACCGATTCCAGAAAACATTGGTCAAAAGATGTGGATGGTGGAATACTTAGATCTTTCTAAAAACTTTCTTAGTGGTACTATTCCTTCTTCCATAGGCAAGTTTAAAAAGTTGCAAGTTATGTATCTTTCAAACAACCTCCTTTCAGAAAAAATCCCCTGGTGGAAACATTTGACAACCTTTAGAGTCTTAGATTTCTCTAAGAACAATCTTTCTGGCAATATTTCTAGCTCAATATGTTCACAACTCAGGCTTCACATATTGAAACTGAGTGGTAACAATCTTTCAGGGAAACTCACAACCTTACAAAACTGTAGTGGACTATCAGAACTCGATCTTGGAAATAACCAATTTTATGGAAGAATTCCAAAATGGATTGGAGCAAGGTTATCATCTTTATCGATATTGAGCTTGAGAGGAAATTTGTTTAATGGAAACATTCCTCAAAATTTATGTCATCTTTTCGATCTTCATATTTTGGAGCTTCGACATAACAATTTATCAAGACAAATCCCACCATGTCTAGGCAATCTAAGCAGGTTGAGTTACTTGGTCCCTTATTCTCCTCAAGCACCTGGTTATCATCCTGTTTACTGGAATGAAATGGAGTTCAATGTCAAAGGTAGAATACTTGAATTTTCCTTGATACTCGATCTCGTGAACATCATAGACCTATCAAAGAATAATCTACAAGGAGAAATCCCAAGGGAGATAACAAATTTCTCAACCTTAGATACCTTGAATTTGTCATGGAACCAACTTACTGGAAACATACCAGAGAAGATAGGAAATATGCAATGTTTGGAAACTCTTGACCTCTCAGGCAATTATCTTTTCGGCCCAATTTTTTCAAGCATGTTGGACATAACATCCTTGAACCATTTGAATTTGTCATACAATGACTTGTCTGGATCAATTCCATCAACCAACCAATTCCAAACCTTTAATGACCCTTCTATTTATGAAGGCAACCCAAAACTTTGTGGATACCCATTGCCAATAATTTGCTCAACACCCAAGAATGATCAGCCTAAGAGTCAAAAGGACGAAAGCAAAGCTAAATATATGGCTGAAGTGTTATGGTTCTACTTCTATTTAGGCATGGCACCCGGattttttttggggttttgggctgttttatttttctttcatcgTTAA
- the LOC108663648 gene encoding LOW QUALITY PROTEIN: transcription factor TGA2 (The sequence of the model RefSeq protein was modified relative to this genomic sequence to represent the inferred CDS: inserted 2 bases in 1 codon; substituted 4 bases at 4 genomic stop codons), which yields MCISNAWSVIIEGAITFDVKYERLLEEQNWNINELRMAINSHANDAKLHIIVDGVMAHHDEIFRLNSNVIKQDFFHFSSSTXRNTCXKCFLWLGGFCSSELLKLLCFQLEPLTXQQLVGIGYIQQSSQQAEDALSQRMEAMXQYLAKTLYTGSLGSSGSFGNATNYIGKMAMVMGMLEMLEGFIHXADNLRQQMLQQKHRILITHQSAHALLAIHDFFSRLRALSFLWLAQPRE from the exons ATGTGCATTTCAAATGCATGGAGTGTGATCATAGAGG GTGCCATAACATTTGATGTAAAATATGAACGGTTGTTAGAAGagcaaaattggaatattaATGAGTTGAGAATGGCAATAAATTCTCATGCAAACGATGCAAAACTTCATATTATTGTTGATGGTGTAATGGCTCATCatgatgaaatttttaggttgaATAGCAATGTAATTAAGCAGGattttttccatttctcaTCAAGCAC TAGAAACACCTGCTGAAAATGTTTCTTGTGGCTAGGTGGCTTTTGTTCATCTGAGCTTTTAAAG TTATTGTGT TTCCAATTGGAGCCATTGACATAGCAACAATTGGTGGGAATTGGCTACATACAGCAATCCTCCCAGCAGGCTGAAGATGCATTATCTCAAAGGATGGAGGCAATGTAGCAGTATCTAGCTAAGACATTGTACACTGGATCTTTAGGTTCATCAGGATCATTTGGGAATGCGACAAACTACATAGGTAAAATGGCCATGGTAATGGGAATGCTAGAGATGCTTGAGGGATTTATTCATTAG GCTGACAATCTAAGGCAACAAATGTTACAACAAAAGCATCGGATATTGATAACCCACCAATCGGCTCATGCATTACTTGCAATACATGATTTCTTCTCTAGATTACGAGCTTTGAGTTTCCTCTGGCTTGCCCAACCAAGAGAGTGA